From a region of the Helianthus annuus cultivar XRQ/B chromosome 5, HanXRQr2.0-SUNRISE, whole genome shotgun sequence genome:
- the LOC118492323 gene encoding uncharacterized protein LOC118492323: MYKTSLQESCCRKTCTKQVRYSRKSGGEEEPTKLLPNEDVSQLASTGFNHLHSKKTAINASNAEEVRKSQQSFSLMNMFLNLLQRDLIIFIVKNCNRRFKCRGNASIFN; encoded by the exons ATGTACAAAACAAGTTTACAAGAGTCATGCTGCAGGAAAACCTGTACAAAGCAAGTTCGATATAGTCGAAAATCAG GAGGTGAGGAAGAGCCAACAAAGCTTTTGCCTAATGAAGATGTTTCTCAACTTGCTTCAACGGGATTTAATCATCTTCATAGTAAAAAAACTGCAATCAACGCTTCAAATGCCGAG GAAGTAAGGAAGAGCCAACAAAGCTTTTCCCTAATGAATATGTTTCTCAACTTGCTTCAACGGGATTTAATCATCTTCATAGTAAAAAACTGCAATCGACGCTTCAAATGCCGAG GTAATGCATCTATCTTCAACTAG